From one Meles meles chromosome 18, mMelMel3.1 paternal haplotype, whole genome shotgun sequence genomic stretch:
- the CDK3 gene encoding cyclin-dependent kinase 3 codes for MDVFQKVEKIGEGTYGVVYKAKNKETGQLVALKKIRLDLETEGVPSTAIREISLLKELKHPNIVRLLDVVHSEKKLYLVFEFLSQDLKKYMDSAPASELPLRSVKSYLFQLLQGVNFCHSHRVIHRDLKPQNLLINELGAIKLADFGLARAFGVPLRTYTHEVVTLWYRAPEILLGSKFYSTAVDVWSIGCIFAEMVTRRALFPGDSEIDQLFRIFRTLGTPSEAVWPGVTQLPDYKGSFPKWTRKGLEEIVPSLEPEGKDLLMQLLQYDPSQRISAKAALVHPYFSSTGPGPAPHQCVLERFCR; via the exons ATGGATGTGTTCCAGAAGGTAGAGAAGATTGGAGAGGGCACCTATGGGGTGGTGTATAAGGCCAAGAACAAGGAGACCGGGCAGCTCGTGGCCCTCAAGAAGATCAGGCTGGATCT GGAAACGGAGGGAGTCCCAAGCACGGCCATCAGGGAGATCTCCCTGCTCAAAGAGCTTAAGCACCCCAACATCGTCAG GCTGCTGGACGTGGTGCACAGTGAGAAGAAGCTTTACCTGGTCTTTGAGTTCCTCAGCCAGGACCTGAAGAAGTACATGGACTCCGCCCCAGCCTCCGAGCTGCCGCTCCGCTCCGTCAAG AGCTACCTCTTCCAGCTGCTGCAGGGGGTCAATTTCTGCCACTCGCATCGGGTCATCCACCGAGACCTGAAGCCCCAGAATCTGCTCATCAACGAGTTGGGTGCCATCAAGCTGGCTGACTTCGGACTGGCTCGAGCCTTCGGGGTGCCCCTACGCACCTACACCCACGAG GTGGTGACGCTCTGGTATCGCGCCCCCGAGATCCTCTTGGGCAGCAAGTTCTACTCCACGGCCGTGGATGTCTGGAGCATCGGCTGCATCTTTGCCGAGATG GTGACCCGCAGAGCCCTGTTTCCTGGTGACTCTGAGATTGACCAGCTCTTCCGAATCTTTCGGACCCTGGGGACACCCAGTGAAGCCGTGTGGCCAGGGGTCACCCAGCTGCCCGACTATAAGGGCAGCTTCCCCAAGTGGACCaggaaggggctggaggagatCGTGCCCAGTCTGGAACCAGAGGGCAAGGACCTGCTCATG CAACTCTTGCAGTACGATCCCAGCCAGCGGATCTCAGCCAAGGCCGCCCTTGTGCATCCATACTTCTCGTCCACGGGGCCCGGCCCGGCACCCCACCAGTGTGTGCTGGAGCGGTTCTGCCGCTGA